CTCAAGGCGCAGACCGCGACGGAGATGCTCGCCTCCGAGGGGATGACGCGCGAGATCGTGGAGAAGACGCGCGAGCTCTACGGCCTCGACAAGCCGCTGCACGTGCAGTTCCTCCTCTGGGCGAAGAGGGTCGTCACGCTCGACTTCGGCGAATCATATCGCGATCACAGGCCCGTGATCGCCAAGATCGGCGAGGCGCTGCCGATCACGTTGGCGCTCAACATCATCACCATACTGGTGATCTATCTCATCTCCGTGCCGATAGGCGCGTACTCG
This region of bacterium genomic DNA includes:
- a CDS encoding ABC transporter permease gives rise to the protein MFKYAIKRLLLMIPTLLGIMVITFAVVHMAPGDPASLKAQTATEMLASEGMTREIVEKTRELYGLDKPLHVQFLLWAKRVVTLDFGESYRDHRPVIAKIGEALPITLALNIITILVIYLISVPIGAYS